From Streptomyces sp. NBC_01460, a single genomic window includes:
- a CDS encoding DUF58 domain-containing protein, with protein sequence MALTGRAALVAALGSLPVGILAPSWTGMLAVNVPLSLAILCDYALAAPVRTLQFTRSGDTSVRLGDTAAVQLTVTNPSRRRFRAHLRDAWPPSSWTSEAEQAASRHAFALPPGERRRLTTLLRPSRRGDRQADRVSIRSFGPLGLAARQGYHRVPWTVRVLPPFTSRKHLPSRLARLRELDGRTSVLTRGEGTEFDSLRAYVPGDDTRSIDWRATARQSAVAVRTWRPERDRHILVVLDTGRTSAGRVGDVPRLDAAMDATLLLTALATRAGDRVNLLAYDRRVRAQIQGRTARGDVLSTLVSTLATLEPELVETDARGLSTAALANAPKRSLIVLLTSLDTAPIEEGLLPVLPQLTQRHTVLVAAVADPQVETMARARGTVDAVYEAAAGTQTQVQRRRTADQLRRHGVTVVDAGPEQLAPALADAYLALKAAGRL encoded by the coding sequence ATGGCCCTCACCGGTAGGGCCGCCCTGGTGGCGGCCCTGGGGTCACTCCCCGTAGGCATCCTGGCCCCGAGCTGGACGGGCATGCTCGCGGTCAATGTCCCGCTCTCACTGGCAATTCTGTGCGACTACGCCCTGGCCGCGCCAGTGCGTACGCTGCAGTTCACCCGATCCGGTGATACATCCGTTCGACTCGGCGACACCGCCGCTGTGCAACTCACCGTGACCAACCCGTCCCGCCGTCGGTTCCGCGCGCACCTGCGCGACGCCTGGCCCCCCAGCAGTTGGACCTCGGAAGCAGAACAAGCCGCGTCCCGCCACGCATTCGCCCTGCCCCCCGGTGAACGACGTCGCCTCACGACCCTGCTGCGCCCCTCACGACGGGGAGACCGCCAAGCCGACCGCGTCTCCATCAGGTCGTTCGGGCCACTGGGTCTCGCGGCCCGCCAGGGCTACCACCGGGTGCCCTGGACGGTCCGGGTGCTGCCGCCCTTCACGAGCCGGAAGCATCTGCCGTCGCGACTCGCGAGACTGCGCGAACTCGACGGCCGCACCAGCGTGCTCACGCGGGGCGAAGGAACGGAGTTCGACAGCCTGCGCGCCTATGTACCGGGAGACGACACCCGTTCCATCGACTGGCGGGCGACCGCGCGCCAGTCCGCGGTCGCTGTCCGCACATGGCGCCCCGAGCGCGACCGCCACATCCTCGTCGTCCTCGACACCGGCCGCACGTCGGCGGGGAGGGTGGGCGACGTGCCGCGGCTCGACGCCGCCATGGACGCGACCCTCCTGCTCACCGCACTCGCCACCCGCGCGGGCGACCGTGTGAACCTGCTCGCGTACGACCGTCGTGTCCGGGCCCAGATCCAGGGCAGAACGGCACGGGGGGACGTGCTGTCGACCCTTGTCAGCACGTTGGCCACCCTGGAGCCCGAACTCGTGGAGACCGACGCCCGCGGCCTCAGCACAGCTGCACTGGCCAACGCCCCCAAGCGTTCACTGATCGTGCTGCTCACGAGTCTGGATACCGCTCCGATCGAGGAAGGCCTCCTGCCGGTGCTTCCTCAGCTCACCCAGCGCCACACGGTCCTGGTGGCGGCGGTCGCCGACCCCCAGGTCGAGACGATGGCACGCGCGCGGGGCACAGTGGACGCGGTTTACGAGGCTGCGGCCGGCACGCAGACACAGGTCCAGCGCCGTCGCACCGCGGACCAGCTCCGCCGCCATGGAGTCACCGTCGTCGATGCGGGACCGGAACAGCTCGCGCCCGCACTGGCTGACGCCTACCTCGCGCTCAAGGCGGCCGGCCGGCTCTGA
- a CDS encoding DUF4350 domain-containing protein has product MTTTTAAPTTADARTPHQVWLRVRGLLLAALVLVVAGVAFAAVRSGGQHGRLDPRSADPYGSRAVAELLEDRGVSVDVVTTLDEATGAIGPDTTLLVAGPNVLTAHQQHRLHAATATSAGRTVLIAPAGTSVPRLAPGVRQASHRPVTARPPRCVLPAARAAGASDLGGIHYATSEPGATACYQDDELAPLLVLPGRRGADTVLLGSPDLLYNNRLDQQGNASLGLQLLGSHPHLLWYLPSLDDPSAAEGGTGTDNGAGSGDDEAGGESDFIGLIPSGWLWGTAQLALAAVLAAIWRARRLGPLVTERLPVAIRASESTEGRARLYRKADARDRAASALRSATRTRISPLLGVSPRDAHSPAILLPAVASRLSTSGGDPGALLFGPAPADDAALVLLTDQLDALEREVRTS; this is encoded by the coding sequence ATGACCACCACCACGGCCGCTCCCACCACGGCCGATGCCCGCACCCCCCACCAGGTCTGGCTTCGCGTCCGAGGGCTGCTGCTCGCCGCCCTCGTCCTCGTCGTCGCAGGGGTGGCCTTCGCCGCTGTCCGCTCCGGTGGGCAGCACGGCAGGCTGGACCCCCGCTCCGCGGACCCCTACGGCAGCAGGGCCGTCGCCGAACTCCTCGAGGACCGCGGAGTGTCGGTCGACGTCGTCACCACCCTCGACGAAGCCACGGGGGCGATCGGACCGGACACCACCCTGCTCGTCGCGGGCCCCAACGTCCTCACGGCTCATCAACAGCACCGCCTCCACGCGGCAACCGCCACCTCCGCGGGCCGTACCGTCCTGATCGCACCCGCCGGCACCTCCGTGCCCCGGCTCGCACCCGGCGTACGCCAGGCCTCGCACAGACCCGTGACCGCCCGCCCTCCACGCTGCGTACTCCCCGCGGCCCGCGCCGCGGGAGCCAGCGACCTCGGCGGCATCCACTACGCCACGTCCGAGCCCGGCGCCACCGCGTGCTACCAGGACGACGAGCTTGCCCCTCTCCTCGTCCTGCCGGGCCGCCGCGGCGCTGACACCGTGCTGCTCGGCTCCCCCGACCTCCTCTACAACAACCGCCTCGACCAGCAGGGCAATGCCTCGCTGGGCCTGCAACTCCTCGGTTCCCACCCGCATCTCCTCTGGTACCTCCCCTCGCTCGACGATCCCTCCGCAGCCGAAGGCGGCACGGGGACGGACAACGGGGCCGGCAGCGGTGACGACGAAGCCGGAGGAGAGAGCGACTTCATCGGCCTCATCCCCTCGGGCTGGCTCTGGGGCACCGCCCAACTCGCACTGGCAGCCGTCCTTGCCGCCATCTGGCGCGCCCGCCGACTCGGCCCCCTGGTCACCGAACGGCTCCCGGTGGCCATCCGCGCCTCCGAATCCACCGAGGGACGCGCCCGCCTCTACCGCAAGGCCGACGCCCGTGACCGCGCCGCCTCGGCACTGCGCTCCGCCACACGGACCCGCATCTCTCCCCTCCTCGGGGTGTCCCCCCGCGACGCCCACTCCCCCGCGATCCTCCTGCCCGCCGTCGCCTCACGCCTCAGCACCTCTGGCGGCGACCCCGGAGCTCTCCTCTTCGGCCCGGCCCCGGCCGACGACGCCGCACTTGTCCTTCTGACCGATCAACTCGACGCCCTCGAAAGAGAGGTACGCACGTCATGA
- the ahcY gene encoding adenosylhomocysteinase gives MTTAANRQDFKVADLSLAAFGRKEITLAEHEMPGLMSIRKEYAAAQPLAGARITGSLHMTVQTAVLIETLVALGAEVRWASCNIFSTQDHAAAAIAVGPEGTPDAPAGVPVFAWKGESLEEYWWCTEQALTWPNTPTGGPNMILDDGGDATLLVHKGVEFEKAGEAPDPSTADSEEYAYILTLLNRTLGESPQKWTQLASEIRGVTEETTTGVHRLYEMHRDGTLLFPAINVNDAVTKSKFDNKYGCRHSLIDGINRATDVLIGGKTAVVCGYGDVGKGCAESLRGQGARVIITEIDPICALQAAMDGYQVTTLDDVVETADIFVTTTGNKDIIMASDMARMKHQAIVGNIGHFDNEIDMAGLARIDGVVKDEVKPQVHTWTFADGKVLIVLSEGRLLNLGNATGHPSFVMSNSFADQTLAQIELFTKPEAYPTDVYVLPKHLDEKVARLHLDALGVKLTTLRQEQADYIGVPVEGPFKSDLYRY, from the coding sequence ATGACGACGGCCGCCAACCGCCAGGACTTCAAGGTCGCCGACCTCTCCCTCGCCGCCTTCGGGCGCAAGGAGATCACCCTCGCCGAGCACGAGATGCCCGGCCTGATGTCGATCCGCAAGGAGTACGCCGCCGCGCAGCCGCTGGCCGGCGCCCGGATCACCGGCTCGCTGCACATGACCGTGCAGACCGCGGTGCTCATCGAGACCCTCGTCGCCCTGGGCGCCGAGGTCCGCTGGGCCTCCTGCAACATCTTCTCCACCCAGGACCACGCCGCCGCCGCCATCGCGGTCGGCCCGGAGGGCACCCCTGACGCCCCCGCGGGCGTCCCGGTCTTCGCCTGGAAGGGCGAGAGCCTGGAGGAGTACTGGTGGTGCACGGAGCAGGCCCTGACCTGGCCCAACACCCCCACCGGCGGCCCGAACATGATCCTGGACGACGGTGGCGACGCCACCCTCCTCGTCCACAAGGGCGTCGAGTTCGAGAAGGCCGGCGAGGCCCCGGACCCGTCGACCGCGGACAGCGAGGAGTACGCCTACATCCTCACCCTGCTGAACCGCACCCTCGGTGAGTCCCCGCAGAAGTGGACCCAGCTGGCGTCCGAGATCCGCGGCGTGACCGAGGAGACCACGACCGGTGTGCACCGCCTGTACGAGATGCACCGCGACGGCACCCTCCTGTTCCCGGCGATCAACGTCAACGACGCGGTCACCAAGTCGAAGTTCGACAACAAGTACGGCTGCCGCCACTCGCTGATCGACGGCATCAACCGCGCCACCGACGTCCTGATCGGCGGCAAGACCGCCGTCGTCTGTGGCTACGGCGACGTGGGCAAGGGCTGCGCGGAGTCCCTCCGCGGCCAGGGCGCCCGGGTGATCATCACGGAGATCGACCCGATCTGCGCCCTGCAGGCGGCGATGGACGGCTACCAGGTCACGACGCTGGACGACGTGGTGGAGACCGCGGACATCTTCGTCACGACGACGGGCAACAAGGACATCATCATGGCCTCCGACATGGCCCGGATGAAGCACCAGGCCATCGTCGGCAACATCGGCCACTTCGACAACGAGATCGACATGGCCGGCCTGGCCAGGATCGACGGCGTCGTCAAGGACGAGGTCAAGCCGCAGGTCCACACCTGGACGTTCGCCGACGGCAAGGTCCTGATCGTGCTGTCCGAGGGCCGCCTGCTGAACCTCGGCAACGCCACCGGTCACCCCTCGTTCGTCATGTCCAACTCGTTCGCGGACCAGACCCTGGCCCAGATCGAGCTGTTCACGAAGCCCGAGGCGTACCCGACCGATGTCTACGTGCTGCCGAAGCACCTGGACGAGAAGGTCGCCCGCCTCCACCTCGACGCGCTGGGCGTGAAGCTCACGACCCTGCGCCAGGAGCAGGCCGACTACATCGGCGTCCCGGTCGAAGGACCGTTCAAGTCCGACCTCTACCGCTACTGA
- a CDS encoding RDD family protein, which yields MNELVTGDAVVLGLRPARLPSRALAIAIDLTVLLTVFVLLSIGLAVATVTLDDAAVAAIAVATFLLVLVGGPVAVETLSHGRSLGKLACGLRVVRDDGGPIRFRHALVRGAMGMVEILGTFGVVGCIASLVSARGRRLGDVFAGTLVVRERVPAGRTRTVPPPPPWLVGRFTQLDLSGVPDGLWLAIRQYLTRMHQLDAAVGGALAERLASDLAARTGVPVPREVPAAAYLAAVVNERQARDVRRVAAAAGREAGHAPVATAAPVPLTMPASANISADVSVSVPVDGGFSGSRPAGVRPDGGRAMEAPTGRNHGEGPARTGFAPPA from the coding sequence ATGAATGAGCTCGTGACCGGGGACGCGGTCGTACTGGGATTGCGGCCGGCGAGGCTGCCGAGCCGGGCGCTGGCGATCGCCATCGACCTCACGGTTCTCCTGACCGTGTTCGTGTTGTTGTCCATCGGCCTGGCCGTCGCGACGGTGACGCTCGACGACGCGGCCGTCGCCGCGATCGCCGTCGCCACCTTTCTTCTCGTGCTGGTGGGCGGACCGGTGGCGGTCGAGACGCTGAGCCACGGGCGTTCGCTCGGGAAGCTCGCCTGCGGGCTCCGTGTCGTACGGGACGACGGCGGGCCCATCCGGTTCCGGCACGCGCTCGTGCGCGGGGCGATGGGCATGGTCGAGATCCTGGGGACCTTCGGAGTGGTGGGGTGCATCGCCTCCCTGGTGTCCGCCCGCGGCCGCCGGCTCGGCGACGTCTTCGCCGGGACCCTTGTCGTACGTGAGCGGGTGCCGGCCGGACGGACCCGCACCGTGCCGCCGCCTCCGCCCTGGCTCGTGGGCCGCTTCACGCAGCTGGACCTCTCGGGCGTCCCGGACGGGCTCTGGCTGGCGATACGCCAGTACCTGACGCGGATGCACCAGCTCGACGCCGCGGTCGGCGGGGCGCTGGCCGAGCGGCTCGCCTCCGACCTCGCCGCGCGCACGGGAGTCCCCGTACCTCGGGAAGTTCCTGCTGCCGCCTACCTCGCGGCCGTGGTGAACGAGCGGCAGGCGCGCGATGTGCGGCGGGTGGCGGCAGCGGCGGGCCGGGAGGCCGGCCACGCACCGGTGGCCACAGCCGCACCCGTCCCCCTGACCATGCCCGCATCCGCAAACATCTCGGCAGACGTATCCGTGTCTGTGCCCGTGGACGGAGGGTTCTCCGGCTCCCGCCCTGCGGGCGTCCGGCCGGACGGAGGCAGGGCCATGGAGGCTCCCACGGGCAGGAACCACGGCGAAGGGCCCGCCAGGACGGGGTTCGCCCCTCCGGCCTGA
- a CDS encoding cation diffusion facilitator family transporter encodes MSASGGTKAIVAALAANLAIAVAKFVAFLFSGSSSMLAESVHSLADSGNQGLLLLGGKKAQREATPQHPFGYGRERYIYAFLVSIVLFSVGGMFAIYEGYEKIKHPHEIEAWYWPVGVLVFAIIAESFSFRTAIAESNQTRGKLTWTQFVRRAKAPELPVVLLEDLGALVGLVLALGGVGLALATGDGVWDGIGTLCIGILLIVIAIILAAETKSLLLGEAAGVEDVEKIHASVVDGDTVTRVIHMRTLHLGPEELLVAAKIAVRAEETAAEVAEAINAAETRIREAVPIARVIYLEPDIYDESAAAAGTNPGKAPGGPTPPGDAPTESGH; translated from the coding sequence ATGAGCGCGTCAGGCGGAACCAAGGCGATCGTGGCGGCACTCGCCGCCAACCTCGCGATCGCAGTGGCCAAATTCGTGGCGTTCCTCTTCAGTGGTTCGTCGTCGATGCTGGCGGAGAGCGTCCACTCGCTGGCGGACTCGGGCAACCAGGGCCTCCTGCTGCTCGGCGGCAAGAAGGCCCAGCGGGAGGCGACTCCCCAACACCCCTTCGGTTACGGGCGCGAGCGCTACATCTACGCCTTCCTCGTGTCGATCGTGCTCTTCTCGGTCGGTGGCATGTTCGCCATCTACGAGGGCTACGAGAAGATCAAGCACCCTCACGAGATCGAGGCCTGGTACTGGCCGGTCGGTGTGCTGGTCTTCGCGATCATCGCCGAGAGCTTCTCCTTCCGTACGGCCATCGCGGAGTCCAACCAGACCCGCGGCAAGCTGACCTGGACGCAGTTCGTCCGCCGCGCCAAGGCGCCTGAGCTCCCCGTCGTCCTCCTCGAGGACCTCGGCGCGCTCGTGGGCCTGGTCCTGGCCCTCGGCGGTGTCGGTCTGGCGCTGGCCACCGGTGACGGCGTCTGGGACGGCATCGGCACCCTGTGCATCGGCATCCTGCTGATCGTCATCGCGATCATCCTCGCCGCCGAGACGAAGTCGCTGCTGCTCGGCGAGGCGGCCGGTGTCGAGGACGTCGAGAAGATCCACGCCTCCGTGGTCGACGGCGACACCGTCACCCGCGTCATCCACATGCGCACGCTCCACCTCGGTCCGGAGGAGCTGCTGGTGGCCGCCAAGATCGCGGTGCGGGCGGAGGAGACCGCAGCCGAGGTCGCGGAGGCGATCAACGCCGCGGAGACCCGGATCCGCGAGGCCGTCCCGATCGCCCGGGTCATCTACCTCGAGCCCGACATCTACGACGAGTCGGCGGCCGCGGCCGGGACCAACCCCGGCAAGGCCCCGGGTGGTCCCACGCCTCCCGGCGACGCGCCGACGGAATCCGGCCACTGA
- a CDS encoding DUF4129 domain-containing protein, whose protein sequence is MTGVGGTTAAVRLIRASEDIPVDTPRLPAREAARDELSDPMYHEHDPNLLERGLDRFWDWIGDLFSGAAGAAPGGPLGLVVLVLAAVGLLAALWWRLGTPQRALRSPETLFDSTTRNASDHRAAATAHAEARRWTEAVQERMRALVRSLEDRAVLDPRPGRTADEAAAEAGRLLPAHAGRLRAAARVFDDVTYGGRTADEAAYAALTTLDLDLGAARPLPATGTDREATG, encoded by the coding sequence GTGACGGGGGTGGGGGGCACCACCGCTGCGGTACGGCTCATCCGGGCGAGCGAGGACATACCCGTGGACACCCCACGGCTCCCCGCACGTGAAGCGGCTCGGGACGAACTGTCGGACCCGATGTACCACGAGCACGATCCGAACCTCCTCGAACGCGGCCTCGACCGCTTCTGGGACTGGATCGGCGACCTCTTCTCCGGGGCCGCCGGGGCAGCCCCCGGCGGCCCGCTCGGGCTCGTCGTGCTCGTCCTGGCCGCCGTCGGCCTGCTCGCCGCACTCTGGTGGAGACTCGGCACACCGCAGCGCGCCCTCCGTTCGCCGGAGACGCTCTTCGACAGCACCACCCGCAACGCGTCCGACCACCGCGCCGCGGCCACCGCGCATGCCGAGGCCCGGCGCTGGACGGAGGCCGTCCAGGAACGGATGCGTGCCCTCGTACGCTCCCTCGAGGACCGGGCCGTCCTCGACCCGCGCCCCGGCCGCACCGCGGACGAGGCTGCCGCCGAGGCAGGCCGGCTGCTGCCCGCACACGCCGGACGGCTCCGCGCCGCCGCCCGCGTCTTCGACGACGTCACATACGGCGGCCGCACCGCCGACGAGGCCGCGTACGCCGCTCTGACCACGCTCGACCTGGACCTCGGGGCCGCCAGGCCCCTGCCGGCCACCGGAACGGACCGGGAGGCCACCGGATGA
- a CDS encoding stage II sporulation protein M, producing the protein MDLDVFVTAHRIEWDRLDHLLHRGRSLTGEEADELVSLYQRTATHLSLIQSSAPDPQLTARLTQLVARARSTVTGTRRASWRDAARFLTTGFPAAVYRSRHWWIPTAVLSVLLAAVIGWWIGTHPEVQASIAAPDDLRALTRPGGEYETYYSSHPAASFAAQVWTNNAQAAAMCLVLGAFLGILVIWILFVNVLNLAVGIGLMSSAGRLDTFLGLVLPHGLLELTAVFVAAGTGLRLGWTVIDPGPRTRRSALAERGRAAIGMAIGLALVLFVSGLIEGFVTPSGLPTWARITIGIAAELAFLLYVYVLGGRAARAGETGDLEGAERSAELPSAA; encoded by the coding sequence ATGGACCTCGACGTCTTCGTGACCGCCCACCGCATCGAGTGGGACCGCCTGGACCATCTTCTGCACCGAGGGCGCAGCCTGACAGGGGAGGAGGCGGACGAACTCGTCTCCCTGTACCAGCGCACCGCCACCCACCTGTCCCTGATCCAGTCCAGTGCCCCGGATCCCCAGCTGACCGCCCGGCTCACCCAGCTCGTGGCCCGCGCTCGTTCGACGGTGACGGGCACCCGCCGCGCTTCGTGGCGCGACGCCGCCCGATTCCTGACCACGGGCTTTCCCGCAGCTGTCTACCGCTCGCGGCACTGGTGGATACCCACGGCCGTGCTCTCCGTACTTCTGGCCGCCGTCATCGGCTGGTGGATCGGCACGCACCCGGAGGTCCAGGCGTCGATCGCCGCCCCGGACGACCTGCGTGCGCTGACTCGCCCCGGCGGTGAGTACGAGACCTACTACTCCAGCCACCCGGCGGCCTCCTTCGCCGCCCAGGTCTGGACGAACAACGCTCAGGCGGCGGCCATGTGCCTGGTGCTGGGGGCCTTCCTCGGCATCCTGGTGATCTGGATCCTCTTCGTCAACGTGCTCAACCTCGCTGTCGGTATCGGCCTCATGTCCTCCGCCGGCCGTCTGGACACCTTCCTCGGACTCGTCCTGCCGCACGGTCTGCTGGAGCTCACCGCTGTCTTCGTCGCAGCAGGCACGGGCCTGCGTCTCGGCTGGACGGTCATCGACCCCGGCCCGCGCACCCGGCGCTCGGCTCTGGCCGAGCGGGGCCGCGCCGCGATCGGCATGGCCATCGGGCTGGCGCTGGTCCTTTTCGTCTCCGGTCTGATCGAAGGCTTCGTCACCCCCTCGGGCCTTCCCACCTGGGCCCGCATCACCATCGGCATCGCCGCTGAGCTGGCCTTTCTCCTCTACGTCTATGTCCTCGGAGGCCGCGCCGCGCGTGCCGGAGAGACAGGAGATCTCGAAGGGGCGGAGCGGAGCGCGGAGCTGCCCTCCGCGGCATGA
- a CDS encoding AAA family ATPase, whose product MSAPTPETAETAADAGTVIPAHSDSARASLEALRSEIAKAVVGQDPAVTGLVVALLCRGHVLLEGVPGVAKTLLVRALAASLELDTKRVQFTPDLMPSDVTGSLVYDARTAEFSFQPGPVFTNLLLADEINRTPPKTQSSLLEAMEERQVTVDGSPRPLPDPFLVAATQNPVEYEGTYPLPEAQLDRFLLKLTVPLPSREDEINVLTRHADGFNPRDLAAAGIRPVAGPADLEAARAAVAKTSVSPEIAAYVVDICRATRESPSLTLGASPRGATALLSTARAWAWLTGRDYVIPDDVKALALPTLRHRLQLRPEAEMEGVTADSVITAVLAHVPVPR is encoded by the coding sequence ATGAGCGCCCCGACCCCGGAGACCGCCGAGACCGCGGCAGACGCAGGGACCGTGATCCCCGCCCACTCCGACAGCGCCCGCGCATCCCTGGAAGCTCTGCGTTCCGAGATCGCCAAGGCCGTGGTCGGCCAGGATCCAGCCGTCACCGGACTGGTCGTCGCTCTCCTCTGCCGGGGCCATGTCCTCCTCGAAGGCGTCCCCGGAGTCGCGAAGACCCTCCTGGTCCGCGCCCTCGCCGCCTCACTCGAACTCGACACCAAGCGCGTTCAGTTCACCCCCGATCTGATGCCCAGCGATGTGACGGGCTCCCTCGTCTACGACGCCCGCACCGCCGAGTTCTCCTTCCAGCCCGGGCCGGTCTTCACCAACCTCCTGCTGGCCGACGAGATCAACCGCACCCCTCCCAAGACGCAGTCCTCCCTCCTGGAGGCCATGGAGGAACGCCAGGTCACCGTCGACGGGTCCCCCCGGCCCCTGCCTGATCCCTTCCTGGTAGCGGCCACCCAGAACCCGGTCGAATACGAGGGCACCTACCCGCTGCCCGAGGCCCAACTGGACCGCTTCCTGCTCAAGCTGACGGTGCCTCTCCCTTCACGCGAGGACGAGATCAACGTGCTCACCCGTCACGCGGACGGGTTCAACCCCCGCGATCTCGCGGCAGCGGGCATACGGCCCGTGGCCGGCCCCGCCGACCTCGAAGCGGCCCGCGCCGCCGTCGCCAAGACCTCGGTCTCACCCGAGATCGCCGCCTACGTCGTGGATATCTGCCGTGCCACGCGCGAATCCCCCTCGCTCACCCTCGGCGCCTCCCCCCGAGGAGCCACCGCACTGCTCTCCACCGCACGGGCATGGGCCTGGCTCACAGGCCGGGACTACGTCATCCCGGACGACGTGAAGGCCCTGGCTCTACCCACACTCCGTCATCGCCTACAGCTGCGCCCCGAAGCGGAGATGGAGGGAGTCACCGCCGACTCCGTCATCACCGCTGTCCTCGCCCACGTCCCCGTCCCCCGGTGA
- the manA gene encoding mannose-6-phosphate isomerase, class I, giving the protein MDRLSNTVRPYAWGSTTAIPELLGTAPTGEPQAEMWMGAHPGAPSRLSRSPGPDGAGSGRSPGPDGAGSGRSPGPDGAGSGTGEQSLTDVIAADPERELGAAGVRAFGPRLPFLLKLLAAGAPLSLQVHPDLAQAQQGYADEERRGVPVDAPHRTYKDANHKPELICALTPFDGLCGFRRPAEAADLIAALGVDSLKPYVDLLLAHPEDGALREVLTAILTADPAEMAHSVAEAAEAAERLGGAHAPYVQIAHHYPGDPGVIAAMLLNYVQLQPGEAMFLGAGVPHAYLGGLGVEIMANSDNVLRCGLTPKHVDVPELLRIVRFEATEPGILRPEASPSGEELYVTPVDEFRLSRYVLPSGGAPVDLTAPTPQILLCTAGAPTAGEVTLAPGESVFVPADETVEAAGTGTLFRATVVV; this is encoded by the coding sequence ATGGACCGGCTCTCCAACACCGTGCGCCCCTACGCCTGGGGGTCCACCACGGCCATCCCCGAGCTGCTGGGCACAGCCCCGACCGGCGAACCGCAGGCCGAGATGTGGATGGGGGCCCACCCGGGAGCCCCCTCGCGCCTCAGCCGTTCCCCGGGACCGGACGGCGCCGGCTCCGGCCGTTCCCCGGGACCGGACGGCGCCGGCTCCGGCCGTTCCCCGGGACCGGACGGCGCCGGCTCCGGAACGGGCGAGCAGTCCCTCACGGACGTCATCGCGGCGGACCCCGAACGCGAACTCGGCGCCGCCGGCGTCCGCGCCTTCGGCCCCCGGCTCCCCTTCCTGCTCAAGCTGCTCGCGGCCGGCGCCCCCCTCTCGCTCCAGGTCCACCCCGACCTCGCACAGGCGCAGCAGGGGTACGCGGACGAGGAGCGCCGGGGCGTCCCCGTCGACGCCCCTCACCGCACCTACAAGGACGCCAACCACAAGCCCGAACTGATCTGCGCGCTCACGCCCTTCGACGGGCTGTGCGGCTTCCGCAGGCCCGCCGAGGCCGCCGACCTGATAGCGGCTCTCGGCGTCGACTCCCTCAAGCCCTATGTGGACCTGCTCCTCGCCCACCCGGAGGACGGGGCCCTGCGCGAGGTCCTCACGGCGATCCTCACCGCCGACCCCGCGGAGATGGCGCACTCGGTCGCCGAGGCGGCCGAGGCCGCCGAGCGGCTCGGCGGCGCCCACGCCCCGTACGTCCAGATCGCCCACCACTACCCCGGCGACCCGGGCGTCATCGCGGCCATGCTGCTGAACTACGTACAACTCCAGCCCGGCGAGGCCATGTTCCTCGGTGCGGGTGTGCCGCACGCCTACCTCGGCGGCCTGGGTGTCGAGATCATGGCCAACTCCGACAACGTGCTGCGTTGCGGTCTGACCCCCAAGCACGTCGACGTCCCCGAACTCCTGCGCATCGTCCGCTTCGAGGCCACGGAGCCCGGCATCCTGCGCCCCGAGGCGTCGCCCTCCGGCGAGGAGCTGTACGTGACCCCGGTCGACGAGTTCCGGCTGTCGCGCTACGTCCTGCCCTCCGGCGGTGCCCCCGTCGACCTCACGGCGCCCACCCCGCAGATCCTGCTCTGCACCGCGGGTGCCCCGACGGCCGGGGAGGTCACCCTCGCCCCCGGTGAATCGGTCTTCGTCCCGGCGGACGAAACGGTCGAAGCGGCCGGTACGGGAACACTCTTCCGCGCGACCGTGGTGGTCTGA